In Micromonospora purpureochromogenes, a single window of DNA contains:
- a CDS encoding carbohydrate-binding protein, with the protein MNPAPAASAAPRPPRSRRRLPLAVALAVATTALTGVTVTAHAAVPPPPSGWSLMWSDDFTGSAGTLPSSANWIIDTGTSYPGGPANWGTGEIQTYTASATNLAHDGAGNLRITPVRDGAGRWTSARIETIRTDFKPAAGGVLAIEGRIQMPNVTGAQAAGYWPAFWALGSPYRGNYQNWPGVGEFDVMENVNGLNQVWGVLHCGYAPGGPCNEFSGLGNSRPCPGSTCQSAFHTYRFEWDASVAPQQLRWYVDGQLFHTVGQNQVGEPYWTQMTGHAGYFLLLNVAMGGSFPNGVAGYATPTASTVSGRSMLVDYVAVYRRGTSTPPPTTPPPSGGVDAYGTIQAEAFTAQNGVIVEACAEGGQNIGALRNGDWVRYDNVDFGATPPRDFVARVASGAAGGVSGLVEVRLDSPTSAPIGSFAIANTGGWQSWRSVPGNVAAATGRHAVYLTFSSGQSADFVNVNWFTFRR; encoded by the coding sequence ATGAACCCTGCCCCGGCGGCCTCCGCCGCCCCCCGCCCACCCCGGTCGCGCCGACGGCTCCCGCTGGCCGTCGCGCTGGCCGTCGCCACCACCGCACTGACCGGCGTGACCGTGACCGCGCACGCCGCCGTCCCGCCGCCCCCGTCCGGCTGGAGCCTGATGTGGAGCGACGACTTCACCGGCTCCGCCGGCACCCTGCCGTCCTCGGCCAACTGGATCATCGACACCGGCACCAGCTACCCGGGCGGCCCCGCCAACTGGGGCACCGGCGAGATCCAGACGTACACCGCCAGTGCCACCAACCTCGCCCACGACGGCGCCGGCAACCTGCGGATCACCCCGGTCCGCGACGGCGCCGGCCGGTGGACCTCGGCCCGGATCGAGACCATCCGCACCGACTTCAAGCCGGCCGCCGGGGGAGTGCTCGCCATCGAGGGGCGCATCCAGATGCCCAACGTCACCGGCGCGCAGGCCGCCGGGTACTGGCCGGCGTTCTGGGCGCTCGGCTCGCCGTACCGCGGCAACTACCAGAACTGGCCCGGCGTCGGCGAGTTCGACGTGATGGAGAACGTCAACGGCCTGAACCAGGTCTGGGGCGTGCTGCACTGCGGGTACGCCCCGGGCGGCCCGTGCAACGAGTTCAGCGGCCTGGGCAACTCCCGGCCCTGCCCCGGCAGCACCTGCCAGTCCGCCTTCCACACCTACCGCTTCGAGTGGGACGCCTCGGTCGCCCCGCAGCAACTGCGCTGGTACGTCGACGGGCAGCTGTTCCACACCGTCGGCCAGAACCAGGTCGGCGAGCCGTACTGGACCCAGATGACCGGCCACGCCGGCTACTTCCTGCTGCTCAACGTCGCGATGGGTGGCTCGTTCCCGAACGGGGTGGCCGGCTACGCCACGCCGACCGCCTCGACCGTCTCCGGCCGGTCGATGCTGGTCGACTACGTGGCGGTCTACCGGCGGGGCACGTCCACGCCGCCGCCGACCACCCCGCCGCCGTCCGGCGGCGTCGACGCGTACGGGACGATCCAGGCCGAGGCGTTCACCGCGCAGAACGGGGTGATCGTCGAGGCGTGCGCCGAGGGCGGGCAGAACATCGGCGCCCTGCGCAACGGTGACTGGGTCCGCTACGACAACGTCGACTTCGGCGCGACCCCGCCCCGCGACTTCGTCGCCCGGGTGGCCTCCGGGGCGGCCGGCGGGGTGAGCGGGCTGGTCGAGGTGCGCCTGGACAGCCCGACCAGCGCGCCGATCGGCAGCTTCGCCATCGCCAACACCGGCGGCTGGCAGAGCTGGCGCTCGGTGCCCGGCAACGTCGCCGCGGCGACCGGGCGGCACGCCGTCTACCTGACCTTCAGCAGCGGCCAGAGCGCCGACTTCGTCAACGTCAACTGGTTCACCTTCCGGCGCTGA
- a CDS encoding chitinase — protein MTRSRTLLLSLVAALVATLGAAWVALPAYAAGATASFVKTSDWGSGWEGKYTITNGGGSTISGWTVSFDLPAGTTVGSYWDALLTSFGQRYTFTNRSWNGTVAPGASVSFGFLGAGTGSPTNCLLNGASCGGGSTPPSPTPTTPTPSPTTPAPTTPPPTGGLPKHLLTGYWHNFDNPAVELRLRDVPAEYDIVAVAFGEATATPGAVGFAVDPGLSAALGGYTDAQFTADVQTLRSRGQKVILSVGGEAGRVAVNDATSATAFADTVHALIQRYGFDGVDIDLENGLNPTYLAQALRALRAKVGAGLIITMAPQTIDMQSPSTGYFKLALDIRDILTVVNTQFYNSGVMLGCDQNAAYSQGTVNFIVALACIQLEAGLRPDQVGLGLPAGPGAAGGGIVAPSVVNAALDCLARGTNCGSFRPPHTYPGIRGAMTWSVNWDVSNGNGFARTVKPHLATLP, from the coding sequence ATGACGCGTTCCAGAACCCTGCTCCTCTCCCTGGTAGCCGCGCTGGTCGCGACCCTCGGCGCGGCGTGGGTCGCGCTGCCCGCGTACGCGGCCGGGGCGACCGCCAGCTTCGTCAAGACCTCCGACTGGGGCAGCGGCTGGGAGGGGAAGTACACGATCACCAACGGCGGCGGCAGCACCATCTCGGGCTGGACCGTCTCCTTCGACCTGCCCGCCGGGACCACCGTCGGCAGCTACTGGGACGCGCTGCTCACCAGCTTCGGCCAGCGGTACACCTTCACCAACCGGTCCTGGAACGGCACCGTCGCCCCGGGCGCCTCGGTGTCGTTCGGCTTCCTCGGCGCCGGGACCGGCTCGCCGACCAACTGCCTGCTCAACGGGGCGTCCTGCGGTGGCGGCAGCACCCCGCCGAGCCCGACGCCGACCACCCCGACGCCGTCGCCCACCACCCCGGCCCCGACCACGCCGCCGCCCACCGGCGGGCTGCCGAAGCACCTGCTCACCGGCTACTGGCACAACTTCGACAACCCCGCGGTCGAGCTGCGACTGCGCGACGTGCCCGCCGAGTACGACATCGTCGCCGTCGCCTTCGGCGAGGCCACCGCCACGCCCGGCGCGGTGGGGTTCGCCGTCGACCCCGGACTGTCCGCCGCACTGGGCGGCTACACCGACGCGCAGTTCACCGCCGACGTGCAGACCCTGCGCTCGCGCGGCCAGAAGGTGATCCTCTCGGTCGGCGGCGAGGCCGGCCGGGTCGCGGTCAACGACGCCACCTCGGCCACCGCCTTCGCCGACACCGTCCACGCGCTGATCCAGCGGTACGGCTTCGACGGGGTCGACATCGACCTGGAGAACGGGCTCAACCCGACGTACCTGGCCCAGGCGCTGCGCGCCCTGCGGGCGAAGGTCGGCGCCGGCCTGATCATCACGATGGCACCACAGACCATCGACATGCAGTCGCCCAGCACCGGCTACTTCAAGCTGGCGCTGGACATCCGGGACATCCTCACCGTGGTCAACACCCAGTTCTACAACTCCGGGGTGATGCTCGGTTGCGACCAGAACGCCGCGTACTCGCAGGGCACGGTGAACTTCATCGTCGCCCTCGCCTGCATCCAGCTGGAGGCGGGGCTGCGCCCCGACCAGGTCGGCCTGGGCCTGCCCGCCGGGCCGGGCGCCGCCGGCGGTGGCATCGTCGCGCCGAGCGTGGTCAACGCGGCGCTGGACTGCCTGGCCCGCGGCACCAACTGCGGCAGCTTCCGGCCGCCGCACACCTACCCGGGCATCCGGGGCGCGATGACCTGGTCGGTGAACTGGGACGTCAGCAACGGCAACGGTTTCGCCCGGACCGTCAAGCCGCACCTGGCCACCCTGCCCTGA
- a CDS encoding cellulose binding domain-containing protein, with translation MKLRSPRAATFVVALAAALVAATVVAPPAASAATAAFVRTSSWGSGYEAKFTVTNDSSASISSWNVQFDLPAGSSLGTFWDARLTTSGQHVTAVNQSWNGTLAPGASTSFGFVVSGNGDPTNCTVNGGSCTGGGGGNPSAPATPGGLRVTGTTASSIALAWNAVGGTVTGYRVYEGSTVRATLTGTSTTVSGLAACSAHSYTVAAYNSAGESAKSAPVSATTTGCTTAPMAAAPYLYPGWGDPPAPSTVMGATGIKWFTIAFVLSGGGCTPAWDGSGPLTGGTHASTIAAIKAAGGDVIPSFGGWSGNKLGPNCSSATALAGAYQQVINAYGLKAIDIDIENSDEFENEVVQDRILGALKIVKQNNPGIKTIVTFGTSTTGPNYWGTRLINRAAALGANIDTFTIMPFDFGGGANMYQSTVNAAEGLKNALKTAFGWSDATAYAHMGISGMNGLSDQQELTSPATWTQIRDWAKARGLSRFTFWSVNRDRPCPGGGVVSNCSGIAQNTWEFTSITAKY, from the coding sequence GTGAAACTCCGCTCCCCACGCGCGGCGACGTTCGTCGTCGCGCTCGCCGCCGCCCTGGTCGCGGCCACCGTCGTGGCCCCACCGGCCGCGTCCGCCGCCACCGCCGCCTTCGTCCGCACCTCCAGCTGGGGCAGCGGGTACGAGGCGAAGTTCACCGTCACCAACGACAGCTCGGCGAGCATCAGCTCCTGGAACGTGCAGTTCGACCTGCCCGCCGGCAGCTCGCTCGGCACCTTCTGGGACGCCCGGCTGACCACCTCCGGTCAGCACGTCACCGCGGTGAACCAGTCCTGGAACGGGACCCTCGCCCCCGGTGCCAGCACCTCGTTCGGTTTCGTGGTCAGCGGTAACGGCGACCCGACCAACTGCACGGTCAACGGTGGCTCCTGCACCGGCGGAGGCGGCGGCAACCCGTCCGCCCCGGCCACCCCCGGCGGCCTGCGGGTCACCGGCACCACCGCGTCCTCGATCGCGCTGGCGTGGAACGCCGTCGGCGGCACGGTCACCGGCTACCGGGTGTACGAGGGCTCGACCGTCCGGGCCACCCTCACCGGCACCTCGACCACGGTCAGCGGGCTGGCCGCCTGCTCCGCGCACAGCTACACCGTGGCCGCGTACAACTCGGCGGGCGAGTCGGCGAAGTCCGCGCCGGTCTCCGCCACCACCACCGGCTGCACCACCGCCCCGATGGCCGCCGCGCCCTACCTCTACCCGGGCTGGGGCGACCCGCCCGCGCCGTCGACGGTGATGGGTGCGACCGGGATCAAGTGGTTCACCATCGCGTTCGTCCTCTCCGGCGGAGGCTGCACCCCGGCCTGGGACGGCAGCGGCCCGCTCACCGGCGGCACGCACGCCAGCACCATCGCCGCGATCAAGGCCGCTGGCGGTGACGTGATCCCGTCCTTCGGCGGGTGGAGCGGCAACAAGCTCGGCCCGAACTGCTCCTCCGCGACCGCCCTGGCCGGCGCGTACCAGCAGGTGATCAACGCGTACGGGCTGAAGGCGATCGACATCGACATCGAGAACAGCGACGAGTTCGAGAACGAGGTGGTGCAGGACCGGATCCTCGGCGCCCTGAAGATCGTCAAGCAGAACAACCCGGGGATCAAGACGATCGTCACGTTCGGCACCTCGACCACCGGGCCGAACTACTGGGGCACCCGGCTGATCAACCGGGCCGCCGCGCTCGGCGCGAACATCGACACCTTCACCATCATGCCGTTCGACTTCGGCGGCGGCGCGAACATGTACCAGAGCACCGTCAACGCGGCGGAGGGCCTGAAGAACGCGCTGAAGACCGCCTTCGGCTGGTCGGACGCCACCGCGTACGCGCACATGGGCATCTCCGGCATGAACGGCCTCTCGGACCAGCAGGAGCTGACCTCCCCGGCCACCTGGACGCAGATCCGGGACTGGGCCAAGGCCCGCGGCCTGTCCCGCTTCACCTTCTGGTCGGTCAACCGGGACCGCCCCTGCCCAGGCGGGGGAGTGGTCTCCAACTGCTCCGGGATCGCCCAGAACACCTGGGAGTTCACCTCGATCACCGCGAAGTACTGA
- a CDS encoding DedA family protein → MALAQNVDPNQFTGLTGWVASVIDSLGAVGVALLVALESIIPPIPSEVVLAMAGYLASAGRFHLVVIVLAATVGSLLGALVLYWLGAALGEERLKRWLDHIPLVDSDDLEKADRWFERYGRWAVLIGRVVPVVRSLVSVPAGSNRIPLGEFVLLTTLGSGVWNTLIVGLGYALGSRWKDVDRYSNWFNYAIFAVFAVMIASWVVKKVRKRRARRDRQSVTAGR, encoded by the coding sequence ATGGCTCTGGCCCAGAACGTCGACCCGAACCAGTTCACCGGGCTGACCGGCTGGGTGGCGAGCGTCATCGACTCGCTGGGCGCGGTCGGGGTCGCGCTGCTGGTGGCCCTGGAGAGCATCATCCCGCCGATCCCCAGCGAGGTCGTGCTGGCGATGGCCGGCTACCTCGCCAGTGCGGGCCGCTTCCACCTGGTGGTGATCGTGCTCGCCGCGACGGTCGGCTCGCTGCTGGGCGCGCTGGTGCTCTACTGGCTCGGCGCGGCGCTCGGCGAGGAGCGGCTCAAGCGCTGGCTGGACCACATCCCACTGGTGGACTCCGACGACCTGGAGAAGGCCGACCGCTGGTTCGAGCGGTACGGCCGGTGGGCGGTCCTGATCGGCCGGGTGGTGCCGGTGGTCCGCAGCCTGGTGTCGGTCCCGGCCGGGTCGAACCGGATACCGCTGGGCGAGTTCGTCCTGTTGACCACGCTGGGCAGCGGGGTGTGGAACACGCTGATCGTGGGGCTGGGCTACGCGCTCGGGTCGCGCTGGAAGGACGTCGACCGGTACAGCAACTGGTTCAACTACGCGATCTTCGCCGTCTTCGCCGTCATGATCGCGAGCTGGGTGGTGAAGAAGGTCCGCAAGCGGCGGGCGCGGCGCGACCGGCAGTCGGTGACCGCCGGTCGCTGA
- a CDS encoding DUF1349 domain-containing protein, with product MGEDETLRDVDWTDGRWLREPVRVERTDAGDLLVEPGAESDFWRHTSYGFVHDDGPALLAPLPGGSAVEVSFPLDYGEQFDQAGVLVRVDERNWVKAGVEVSDGEPQLGAVVTREVSDWSVAPVPDWAGREVTVRVSRDGDALTVRARVDDEPWRLVRLAPLAPEATASAGPFCCSPTRSGLTVRFTGWRQGPADRELHPST from the coding sequence ATGGGCGAGGACGAGACGCTGCGGGACGTCGACTGGACCGACGGCCGCTGGCTGCGCGAGCCGGTGCGGGTCGAGCGGACCGACGCGGGTGACCTGCTGGTGGAGCCGGGCGCGGAGAGCGACTTCTGGCGGCACACCAGCTACGGGTTCGTGCACGACGACGGGCCCGCCCTGCTCGCCCCGCTGCCCGGCGGCAGCGCCGTCGAGGTGAGCTTCCCGCTGGACTACGGCGAGCAGTTCGACCAGGCCGGGGTGCTGGTCCGGGTGGACGAACGGAACTGGGTCAAGGCCGGGGTGGAGGTCAGCGACGGCGAGCCGCAGCTCGGCGCGGTGGTCACCCGGGAGGTCTCCGACTGGTCGGTCGCGCCGGTGCCGGACTGGGCCGGGCGGGAGGTCACCGTCCGGGTCAGCCGGGACGGTGACGCCCTCACCGTCCGGGCCCGGGTGGACGACGAGCCGTGGCGGCTGGTCCGGCTCGCGCCGCTCGCCCCGGAGGCGACGGCGTCGGCCGGTCCGTTCTGCTGCTCGCCGACCCGGTCCGGGCTGACCGTCCGGTTCACCGGCTGGCGCCAGGGCCCGGCCGACCGGGAACTGCATCCTTCGACCTGA
- a CDS encoding alpha-amylase family protein, whose protein sequence is MGDRWYSEAVVYCLDIDTYADSDGDGFGDIRGLIGRLDYLARLGVTCLWLHPIHPSPNKDDGYDATDFYNVDPRFGTLGDFAELLHQAQNRGIRVIIDLVVNHTSDEHPWFQSARSSPDSRYRDWYVWSDTEPDDRHQGMVFPGEQNETWSYDRTAKAWFYHRFYKFQPDLNFANPEVRAEIKKVMSFWLQLGVSGFRMDAVPFIIELTEPGNPNSPKDFEFLTELRQHVQWRRADAVLLAEANVEPDQLPTFFGDSGGSGNRIHMLFDFMLNGRLMLALARRDPESVIEALRDTPALPAGGQWATFLRNHDEIDLSRLTAEQRNQVYAEFGPDEDMRIYDRGIRRRLAPMLGNDRRRIELAYALQFSLRGTPVLRYGEEIGMGEDLSLPGRESIRTPMQWSFKPNAGFSTADPEKLVRPVIDKGEFSYEKVNVTAQRRDPKSLLAWFERMIRTLREASEIGSGATTHIDVPMPAGVLAHRADGPTGTMVFLHNLGTEDVKVDLSMLAPEADLPTDVLADRGYGEVGKLDNLKLAGYGYRWIRLCRAAKI, encoded by the coding sequence ATGGGTGACAGGTGGTACTCCGAGGCCGTCGTCTACTGCCTCGACATCGACACGTACGCGGACTCCGACGGCGACGGGTTCGGCGACATCCGAGGGCTGATCGGCCGGCTGGACTACCTGGCCCGGCTCGGGGTGACCTGCCTGTGGCTGCACCCGATCCACCCGTCGCCCAACAAGGACGACGGCTACGACGCCACCGACTTCTACAACGTGGACCCGCGCTTCGGGACCCTCGGCGACTTCGCCGAGCTGCTGCACCAGGCGCAGAACCGGGGCATCCGGGTGATCATCGACCTGGTGGTCAACCACACCTCGGACGAGCACCCCTGGTTCCAGTCCGCCCGCTCCTCGCCCGACTCGCGCTACCGGGACTGGTACGTCTGGTCCGACACCGAGCCGGACGACCGGCACCAGGGCATGGTCTTCCCCGGCGAGCAGAACGAGACCTGGAGCTACGACCGCACCGCGAAGGCCTGGTTCTACCACCGGTTCTACAAGTTCCAGCCGGACCTCAACTTCGCCAACCCGGAGGTCCGCGCGGAGATCAAGAAGGTGATGTCGTTCTGGCTCCAGCTCGGCGTCTCCGGTTTCCGGATGGACGCGGTGCCGTTCATCATCGAGCTGACCGAGCCCGGCAATCCCAACTCGCCCAAGGACTTCGAGTTCCTCACCGAGCTGCGCCAGCACGTGCAGTGGCGCCGCGCCGACGCGGTCCTGCTGGCCGAGGCGAACGTCGAGCCGGACCAGCTGCCCACGTTCTTCGGCGACAGCGGCGGCTCCGGCAACCGGATCCACATGCTCTTCGACTTCATGCTCAACGGCCGGCTGATGCTGGCCCTGGCCCGGCGGGACCCGGAGTCGGTGATCGAGGCGCTGCGGGACACCCCGGCGCTGCCCGCCGGCGGCCAGTGGGCCACCTTCCTGCGCAACCACGACGAGATCGACCTCTCCCGGCTCACCGCCGAGCAGCGCAACCAGGTGTACGCCGAGTTCGGCCCGGACGAGGACATGCGGATCTACGACCGGGGCATCCGGCGTCGGCTGGCCCCGATGCTCGGCAACGACCGCCGCCGCATCGAGCTGGCGTACGCGTTGCAGTTCTCGCTGCGCGGCACGCCGGTGCTGCGCTACGGCGAGGAGATCGGCATGGGCGAGGACCTGTCGCTGCCCGGCCGGGAGTCCATCCGTACCCCGATGCAGTGGTCGTTCAAGCCGAACGCCGGGTTCTCCACGGCGGACCCGGAGAAGCTGGTCCGACCGGTGATCGACAAGGGCGAGTTCAGCTACGAGAAGGTCAACGTGACCGCCCAGCGCCGTGACCCGAAGTCGCTGCTGGCCTGGTTCGAGCGGATGATCCGTACGCTGCGCGAGGCCTCCGAGATCGGCTCGGGCGCGACGACGCACATCGACGTGCCGATGCCGGCCGGGGTGCTGGCGCACCGCGCCGACGGTCCGACCGGGACGATGGTCTTCCTGCACAACCTGGGCACCGAGGACGTCAAGGTCGACCTGAGCATGCTCGCCCCCGAGGCGGACCTGCCGACGGACGTCCTCGCCGACCGGGGGTACGGCGAGGTGGGCAAGCTGGACAACCTCAAGCTGGCCGGCTACGGCTACCGCTGGATCCGGCTCTGCCGGGCCGCGAAGATCTGA
- the fabG gene encoding 3-oxoacyl-ACP reductase FabG, whose protein sequence is MSEEPRVAIVTGAARGIGAATARRLAADGMAVAVVDIEESATKETVDAIAADGGRALGVGADVSDRAQVEAAVERIAAELGGPTVLVNNAGVLRDNLLFKMTDADWDTVMGVHLRGAFLFSQAAQKHMVDRKWGRIVNLSSTSALGNRGQANYSAAKAGLQGFTKTLAIELGPFGVTVNAVAPGFIVTDMTAATAARMKVDFEALQQHAAAEIPVRRCGRPEDIAHTISFLASEGASFVSGQVIYVAGGPKN, encoded by the coding sequence ATGTCGGAGGAGCCCCGCGTCGCCATCGTGACCGGAGCCGCGCGCGGCATCGGCGCGGCCACCGCCCGACGGCTGGCCGCCGACGGCATGGCCGTCGCCGTGGTCGACATCGAGGAGTCGGCGACGAAGGAGACCGTGGACGCGATCGCCGCCGACGGCGGCCGGGCGCTCGGGGTCGGCGCCGACGTGTCCGACCGGGCCCAGGTCGAGGCGGCCGTCGAGCGGATCGCCGCCGAGTTGGGCGGGCCGACCGTGCTGGTCAACAACGCCGGCGTGCTCCGCGACAACCTGCTGTTCAAGATGACCGACGCCGACTGGGACACGGTGATGGGCGTGCACCTGCGGGGCGCGTTCCTGTTCAGCCAGGCCGCCCAGAAGCACATGGTCGACCGGAAGTGGGGCCGGATCGTCAACCTCTCCAGCACCTCGGCGCTGGGCAACCGGGGCCAGGCGAACTACTCGGCGGCCAAGGCCGGCCTCCAGGGCTTCACCAAGACGCTCGCCATCGAGCTGGGCCCGTTCGGCGTGACGGTCAACGCGGTCGCGCCGGGCTTCATCGTCACCGACATGACCGCCGCGACCGCCGCCCGGATGAAGGTCGACTTCGAGGCGCTGCAGCAGCACGCCGCCGCCGAGATCCCGGTCCGCCGCTGCGGCCGCCCGGAGGACATCGCCCACACCATCTCGTTCCTCGCCAGCGAGGGCGCCTCCTTCGTCTCCGGCCAGGTCATCTACGTAGCCGGCGGCCCTAAGAACTAA
- a CDS encoding Gfo/Idh/MocA family protein codes for MLRFGLFGTGHWAAETHAAAIDAHPRAELVGVWGRNPERAAQLADRHGVPAFGDVDALLDACDAVAVALPPDIQADLAVRAAIAGRHLLLDKPLALTLADADRVVAAAQQSGVASVVFFTQRYHPNVTGFLASTAAAGGWQHARATMFASIYQPGSPYGDSQWRIEHGALWDIGPHALSIILPVLGRVTRVAAMNGPSGLVHLLLTHVGGATSGISLTLDAPREAMTRDFVFFGENGTETVPPGDGDAITAFGTAIDQLLEEIDAGTRDHRCDVRFGREVVAILSAAEVARAEGRTVDV; via the coding sequence GTGCTGCGGTTCGGCTTGTTTGGCACCGGTCACTGGGCGGCGGAGACGCACGCCGCCGCGATCGACGCGCACCCGCGCGCCGAACTGGTCGGGGTCTGGGGACGCAACCCGGAGCGGGCCGCCCAACTGGCCGACCGGCACGGCGTACCGGCGTTCGGCGACGTCGACGCGCTGCTGGACGCCTGTGACGCGGTCGCCGTGGCGCTCCCGCCCGACATCCAGGCGGACCTCGCCGTACGCGCCGCCATCGCGGGCCGGCACCTGCTGCTGGACAAGCCGCTGGCGCTCACCCTCGCCGACGCCGACCGGGTGGTCGCCGCCGCCCAGCAGTCCGGGGTGGCCTCGGTCGTCTTCTTCACCCAGCGCTACCACCCGAACGTCACCGGCTTCCTCGCCTCGACCGCCGCGGCCGGCGGCTGGCAGCACGCGCGGGCGACCATGTTCGCCTCGATCTACCAGCCCGGCAGCCCGTACGGCGACTCCCAGTGGCGGATCGAGCACGGCGCCCTCTGGGACATCGGTCCGCACGCGCTGTCGATCATCCTGCCGGTGCTCGGGCGGGTCACCCGGGTGGCGGCGATGAACGGCCCGAGCGGCCTGGTCCACCTGCTGCTCACCCACGTCGGCGGCGCCACCAGCGGGATCTCGCTCACCCTGGACGCGCCTCGTGAGGCGATGACCCGCGACTTCGTCTTCTTCGGCGAGAACGGCACCGAGACGGTGCCGCCGGGCGACGGCGACGCCATCACCGCCTTCGGCACGGCGATCGACCAGCTCCTCGAGGAGATCGACGCCGGCACCCGGGACCACCGTTGCGACGTGCGCTTCGGTCGGGAGGTGGTGGCGATCCTGTCCGCCGCCGAGGTCGCCCGCGCCGAGGGCCGCACCGTCGACGTCTGA
- a CDS encoding DUF2795 domain-containing protein: protein MTVTGAQLQDYLAGLDYPVSREDMVRWGQENGASTELLQMLRALPAEQFNDPAELHEALATLA, encoded by the coding sequence ATGACCGTCACCGGGGCGCAGTTGCAGGACTACCTGGCCGGGCTCGACTACCCGGTATCCCGCGAGGACATGGTCCGCTGGGGTCAGGAGAACGGGGCCAGCACCGAGCTGTTACAGATGTTGCGGGCGTTGCCCGCGGAACAGTTCAACGACCCCGCCGAGCTGCACGAGGCGCTCGCCACCCTCGCCTGA
- a CDS encoding erythromycin esterase family protein, protein MLVQRLGAPSDFDPLLARVGDARVVMIGEATHGSYDYYRLREQFTRRLIAEHGFSFVAVEGDWPDCDRVNRSVTGAPGGAADPRLALECFDRWPTWMWANAEVNRFCRWLRAWNMERPAGERAGFHGLDVYSLWESMQAIFDYLGEEDPQSLEAAQEAYRCFEPYGKQVEEYGAASRFVSARCEEEVVRLLARTRAHAASDGPDAFAAWQNAEVVAGAERYYRAMVRGGPESWNVRDIHMTDTLDRLLEHYGPQARGIVWAHNTHVGDARATDMAADGMVNIGQLGRERLGRDGVVLVGFGSYRGTVVAAPRWGSPAEAMVVPPAREGSVERRLHELMPERAVLVFGGADEPEWITGTVDHRAIGVVYDPTFESWGNYVPTRLAERYDGFIWCDETTALHPLPALSAMGEMETYPAGV, encoded by the coding sequence ATGCTGGTTCAGCGGCTCGGCGCGCCGAGCGACTTCGATCCGTTGCTCGCGCGTGTCGGGGACGCCCGGGTGGTGATGATCGGCGAGGCGACGCACGGCAGCTACGACTACTACCGGCTGCGCGAGCAGTTCACCCGCCGGCTCATCGCCGAGCACGGTTTCTCCTTCGTGGCGGTGGAGGGCGACTGGCCCGACTGCGACCGGGTGAACCGGTCGGTGACCGGCGCGCCCGGCGGCGCCGCCGACCCGCGGCTCGCGCTGGAATGCTTCGACCGCTGGCCCACCTGGATGTGGGCGAACGCCGAGGTGAACCGGTTCTGCCGCTGGTTGCGGGCCTGGAACATGGAACGCCCGGCGGGGGAGCGGGCCGGCTTCCACGGCTTGGACGTCTACAGCCTGTGGGAGTCCATGCAGGCCATCTTCGACTACCTCGGCGAGGAGGACCCGCAGTCGCTGGAGGCGGCGCAGGAGGCCTACCGCTGCTTCGAGCCGTACGGCAAGCAGGTCGAGGAGTACGGCGCGGCCAGCCGGTTCGTCTCCGCGCGCTGCGAGGAGGAGGTGGTACGCCTGCTGGCGCGTACCCGGGCACACGCCGCGTCGGACGGCCCGGACGCCTTCGCGGCCTGGCAGAACGCGGAGGTGGTGGCCGGCGCGGAGCGCTACTACCGGGCGATGGTGCGCGGCGGCCCGGAGTCGTGGAACGTGCGGGACATCCACATGACGGACACGCTGGACCGCCTGCTGGAGCACTACGGCCCCCAGGCGCGGGGGATCGTCTGGGCGCACAACACGCACGTGGGAGACGCCCGGGCCACCGACATGGCCGCCGACGGGATGGTGAACATCGGCCAGTTGGGCCGGGAACGGCTCGGCCGGGACGGGGTCGTGCTGGTCGGCTTCGGCAGCTACCGGGGGACGGTCGTCGCCGCGCCGCGCTGGGGATCGCCGGCCGAGGCGATGGTGGTGCCGCCGGCCCGGGAGGGTTCGGTGGAGCGGCGGCTGCACGAGCTGATGCCGGAGCGGGCGGTGCTGGTCTTCGGCGGTGCCGACGAGCCGGAGTGGATCACCGGCACCGTCGACCACCGGGCGATCGGGGTGGTCTACGACCCGACCTTCGAGTCCTGGGGCAACTACGTGCCGACCCGGCTGGCCGAGCGGTACGACGGGTTCATCTGGTGCGACGAGACCACCGCGCTGCATCCGCTGCCCGCGCTGAGCGCGATGGGTGAGATGGAGACCTACCCGGCCGGCGTGTAG